A window of the Helianthus annuus cultivar XRQ/B chromosome 4, HanXRQr2.0-SUNRISE, whole genome shotgun sequence genome harbors these coding sequences:
- the LOC110936829 gene encoding probable alpha,alpha-trehalose-phosphate synthase [UDP-forming] 7: MADPAVSSQYDTVTSDAPSDVPNRLIVVSNQLPIIARRKTNDNGGSFWDFTWDESSIYMHIKDALPAAVEVFYVGTLRADVGPTEQDDVSKTLLDRFNCVAVFVPTSKWDQYYHCFCKQYLWPIFHYKVPASDVKSVPNSRDSWNAYVHVNKEFSQKVMEAVTNANNYVWIHDYHLMTLPTFLRRDFCRFKIGFFLHSPFPSSEVYKTLPMRNELLKGLLNADLIGFHTYDYARHFLTCCSRMFGLDHQLKRGYIFLEYNGRSIEIKIKASGIHVGRMESYLSQPDTRLQVQELKKRFEGKIVLLGVDDLDIFKGVNFKVLALEKLLKSHPSWQGRVVLVQILNPARARCQDVDEINAEIRTVCERINNELGSPGYQPVVLIDGPVSLSEKAAYYAIADMAIVTPLRDGMNLIPYEYVVSRQSVNDPNPNTPKKSMLVVSEFIGCSLSLTGAIRVNPWDELETAEALYDALMASDDHKETAHMKQYQYIISHDVANWARSFFQDLEQACIDHSRKRCMNLGFGLDTRVVLFDEKFSKLDTDVLENAYSMAQNRAILLDYDGTVTPSISKSPTEAVISMINKLCNDPKNMVFIVSGRSRENLGSWFGACEKLAIAAEHGYFIRWAGDQEWETCARENNVGWMEMAEPVMNLYTETTDGSYIEKKETAMVWHYEDADKDLGLEQAKELLDHLENVLANEPVEVKRGQYIVEVKPQGVTKGIVAEKIFAFMAEKGKQADFVLSVGDDRSDEDMFVAIGDGIKKGRITNNNSVFTCVVGEKPSAAEYFLDETKDVSMMLEKLGCLSNQG, encoded by the exons ATGGCTGATCCTGCGGTTTCATCACAATATGATACTGTTACATCTGATGCCCCTTCAGATGTCCCAAATAGGTTGATTGTCGTATCGAATCAGTTACCCATAATCGCTAGGCGTAAGACTAACGACAATGGAGGGTCCTTTTGGGATTTCACTTGGGACGAGAGTTCGATTTACATGCACATCAAAGATGCATTACCCGCAGCCGTTGAGGTTTTCTATGTTGGCACACTAAGGGCTGACGTTGGCCCTACCGAACAAGATGACGTGTCAAAGACATTGCTCGATAGGTTTAATTGCGTTGCGGTTTTTGTCCCTACTTCAAAATGGGACCAATATTATCACTGCTTTTGTAAGCAGTATTTGTGGCCGATATTTCATTACAAGGTTCCCGCTTCTGACGTCAAGAGTGTCCCGAATAGTCGGGATTCATGGAACGCTTATGTTCACGTGAACAAAGAGTTTTCCCAGAAGGTGATGGAGGCAGTAACCAATGCTAACAATTATGTATGGATACATGACTACCATTTAATGACGCTACCGACTTTCTTGAGGCGGGATTTTTGTCGTTTTAAAATCGGCTTTTTTCTGCATAGCCCGTTTCCTTCCTCGGAGGTTTACAAGACCCTACCAATGAGAAACGAGCTCTTGAAGGGTCTGTTAAATGCTGATCTTATCGGGTTCCATACATACGATTATGCCCGTCATTTTCTAACGTGTTGTAGTCGAATGTTTGGTTTGGATCATCAGTTGAAAAGGGGGTACATTTTCTTGGAATATAATGGAAGGAGCATTGAGATCAAGATAAAGGCGAGCGGGATTCATGTTGGTCGAATGGAGTCGTACTTGAGTCAGCCCGATACAAGATTACAAGTTCAAGAACTTAAAAAACGTTTCGAAGGGAAAATCGTGCTACTTGGAGTTGATGATTTGGATATATTCAAAGGTGTGAACTTCAAGGTTTTAGCGTTGGAGAAGTTACTTAAATCACACCCGAGTTGGCAAGGGCGTGTGGTTTTGGTGCAAATCTTGAATCCCGCTCGCGCGCGTTGCCAAGACGTCGATGAGATCAATGCCGAGATAAGAACAGTCTGTGAAAGAATCAATAACGAACTGGGAAGCCCGGGATACCAGCCTGTTGTGTTAATTGATGGGCCCGTTTCGTTAAGTGAAAAAGCTGCTTATTATGCTATCGCCGATATGGCAATTGTTACACCGTTACGTGACGGCATGAATCTTATCCCGTACGAGTACGTCGTTTCCCGACAAAGTGTTAATGACCCAAATCCCAATACTCCAAAAAAGAGCATGCTAGTGGTCTCCGAGTTCATCGGGTGTTCACTATCTTTAACCGGGGCCATACGGGTCAACCCATGGGATGAGTTGGAGACAGCAGAAGCATTATACGACGCACTCATGGCTTCTGATGACCATAAAGAAACCGCCCACATGAAACAGTATCAATACATTATCTCCCATGATGTAGCTAACTGGGCTCGTAGCTTCTTTCAAGATTTAGAGCAAGCGTGCATCGATCATTCTCGTAAACGATGCATGAATTTAGGATTTGGGTTAGATACTAGAGTCGTTCTTTTTGATGAGAAATTTAGCAAGTTGGATACAGATGTCTTGGAGAATGCTTATTCCATGGCTCAAAATCGGGCCATACTTTTGGACTATGACGGCACTGTTACTCCATCTATCAGTAAATCTCCAACTGAAGCTGTTATCTCCATGATCAACAAACTGTGCAATGATCCAAAGAACATGGTGTTCATCGTTAGTGGACGCAGTAGAGAAAATCTTGGCAGTTGGTTCGGCGCGTGTGAGAAACTCGCCATTGCAGCTGAGCACGGATACTTTATAAG GTGGGCGGGTGATCAAGAATGGGAAACGTGCGCACGTGAGAATAATGTCGGGTGGATGGAAATGGCTGAGCCGGTTATGAATCTTTATACAGAAACTACTGACGGTTCGTATATTGAAAAGAAAGAAACTGCAATGGTTTGGCACTATGAAGATGCTGATAAAGATCTTGGGTTGGAGCAGGCTAAGGAACTGTTGGACCATCTTGAAAACGTGCTCGCTAATGAGCCCGTTGAAGTGAAACGAGGTCAATACATTGTAGAAGTTAAACCACAG GGGGTCACTAAAGGTATAGTTGCAGAGAAGATTTTTGCGTTCATGGCTGAAAAGGGAAAACAGGCTGATTTCGTGTTGAGCGTTGGAGATGATAGAAGTGATGAAGACATGTTTGTGGCCATTGGGGATGGAATAAAAAAGGGTCGGATAACTAACAACAATTCAGTGTTTACATGCGTAGTGGGAGAGAAACCGAGTGCAGCTGAGTACTTTTTAGACGAGACGAAAGATGTTTCAATGATGCTCGAGAAACTCGGGTGTCTCAGCAACCAAGGATGA